Proteins found in one Pocillopora verrucosa isolate sample1 chromosome 12, ASM3666991v2, whole genome shotgun sequence genomic segment:
- the LOC136277099 gene encoding putative nuclease HARBI1, which translates to MALSLNHNILLLLAQSRLRENLRITQNRQRNAERRFNRNVRRRRLVSSLFFRFLLRLLLRHLPVRRIWLKPRSQIFWEETCQDWEEKDWNENFRMSKEAFNRLCRELSPHISKRDTNYRKAITVRHRVAITLYWLADTAHFRTIGNLFGVGKSTVCGIVRQVCEVIVNVLLPNYINVPQNQHEVQEKIEGFKSRAGFPQVVAAVDGCHVPVIGPRQSPDDYVNRKGFHSLILQGLVDCNYLFLDICVGWPGKVHDARVFKNSPLFALCCARAFLPLDMSVMISGVQVAPLILGDSAYALSNWLMKPYIDRGNLTPEERSFNIKHSTTRVVVENAFGRLKGRFRSIGKRLDLKVENACNVIAACCVLHNYCEMRNESFDDQWLNDIHIHAGVCPGDPNQRQNTNAVAIRDAIKRFLI; encoded by the coding sequence ATGGCGCTCAGTTTAAATCACAATATCCTGCTGTTGTTGGCGCAGTCACGGCTGAGGGAAAACCTCAGAATTACACAAAACCGACAGAGAAACGCAGAGAGACGGTTTAATCGTAATGTCCGTCGGAGACGTCTCGTTTCATCattgtttttccgttttttgcTTCGATTGCTTCTCCGACATCTTCCTGTTCGCCGTATTTGGCTAAAACCCCGGTCGCAGATATTTTGGGAAGAGACTTGCCAAGATTGGGAAGAAAAGGACTGGAATGAGAATTTCCGCATGTCTAAAGAAGCATTTAATCGCCTTTGCCGAGAACTTTCGCCACATATCTCTAAAAGGGACACCAATTACAGGAAAGCCATTACAGTGCGCCATCGAGTTGCCATAACATTATATTGGCTCGCGGACACGGCTCATTTTCGAACGATCGGAAATCTATTTGGTGTCGGAAAATCCACTGTTTGTGGTATTGTGCGACAGGTATGCGAGGTGATAGTGAACGTTCTTCTTCCCAATTATATAAACGTTCCCCAAAATCAACATGAAgtccaagaaaaaattgaaggttttaaaaGTCGCGCGGGCTTTCCCCAGGTGGTTGCAGCAGTCGATGGTTGCCATGTCCCAGTCATTGGACCTCGGCAAAGTCCAGATGATTATGTTAACAGGAAGGGATTCCACTCATTAATCCTTCAGGGGCTAGTAGATTGTAATTATCTATTTCTTGATATATGTGTTGGATGGCCGGGTAAAGTACACGACGCACGTGTCTTCAAGAACTCTCCATTGTTTGCCTTGTGTTGTGCCAGAGCTTTTCTTCCGCTCGATATGTCGGTGATGATATCTGGTGTACAAGTTGCTCCCCTGATATTAGGTGACTCAGCTTATGCTCTCAGCAATTGGCTGATGAAACCATATATTGATCGTGGAAATCTGACCCCGGAGGAACGCAGTTTCAACATAAAACACAGCACGACTAGAGTAGTTGTTGAAAATGCCTTTGGTCGATTGAAGGGAAGGTTCAGAAGCATTGGGAAGAGACTGGacttaaaagttgaaaatgccTGCAATGTCATCGCAGCGTGTTGTGTTTTACATAATTATTGTGAGATGCGAAACGAGTCTTTTGATGACCAATGGCTCAATGATATTCACATTCATGCTGGAGTTTGTCCAGGTGATCCAAACCAAAGGCAGAACACAAATGCTGTTGCAATAAGAGATGCAATTAAAAGATTCTTAATATAA
- the LOC131798138 gene encoding melanocortin receptor 4-like: MATTNITGSGTHTQTFKESLCSTVWVGEFKQQSISFSAVNILLSITAILGNSLILVALHKESCLHPPSKLLYRCLAATDLLVGLVTQPHCAVYWMSVVYEHWSLCRYARDAMEITGYTLCGVSLLTMTAISVDRLLAMLLGLRYKEIVTFRRTYIILAIVWVACLISGLFSHLNFRITFWGTLVSISSCLVISIASYTKIFRALNHHQAQIQDFAQQPPSQPNVLNMARYRKAVYSALWVQLALVVCYVPRFTVEIMISLSTKRFSNLFILHGMANVLVFFNSTLNPFLYCWKISEVRQVVKQTIRQAIFYAEG; this comes from the coding sequence ATGGCGACAACAAATATAACGGGAAGTGGAACACATACGCAAACATTTAAAGAATCGCTATGCTCCACGGTTTGGGTAGGTGAGTTCAAACAACAGTCCATTTCATTCTCAGcagtcaacattctcctctccatcacagcaatTCTTGGAAATTCTCTTATCCTcgttgcccttcacaaggaatcttgCCTTCATCCGCCATCCAAgctcttgtatcgttgtctggcagcaactgatctgttggttggtcttgttacccAGCCTCACTGTGCTGTTTACTGGATGTCTGTGGTTtacgaacactggagtctttgtcggTACGCAAGGGACGCAATGGAAATAACAGGCTATACATTGTGTGGAGTTTCTCTGTTAACAATGACGGCCATAAGTGTGGACCGACTTCTCGCCATGTTGTTGGGACTGAGATATAAGGAAATTGTAACTTTTAGGCGCACGTATATTATTTTAGCTATCGTTTGGGTTGCATGTTTAATCTCTGGTTTATTCTCTCATCTAAATTTCCGCATAACATTTTGGGGCACCCTCGTAAGTATATCATCTTGCCTGGTAATCTCaatcgcctcgtacacaaagatttttcgcgCTCTCAATCATCATCAGGCTCAAATACAAGATTTCGCTCAACAACCACCGAGCCAACCAAATGTactgaacatggcgcgatacagaaaggcagtgtacagtgcactgtgggtgcagttagctttaGTTGTCTGTTATGTACCACGATTTACAGTAGAAATTATGATCTCTCTTAGTACAAAGCGATTTTCGAATTTATTCATACTGCATGGAATGGCAAATGTGTTAGTGTTCtttaactctactttaaacccgttcctttactgctggaagataagtgaaGTAAGACAAGTAGTAAAGCAGACCATCAGACAAGCAATCTTCTATGCAGAGGGGTAG
- the LOC131798137 gene encoding melanocortin receptor 4-like, which yields MMATINITGNATQTKTFEILVCSPDWVGDFKLQSISFSAVSILLSITATLGNSLILIALHKESCLHPPSKLLYRCLATTDLLVGLVSQPHYALYQISLVHENWSLCRYTTYAVNITGYTLCGVSLVTTAAISVDRLLAMLLGLRYKEIVTLRRTYTILPVNLNRLLHKDFPRSQASSGSNTRSCSTTAEPSKCNEHGTIQKGSVQCIVGAVGFSCLLYTTIYTANCDIYSQHSPFHHSNSWEFSYPHCPSQGILPPSAIQTLVSLSSNNCLLVGLVSQPHYALYQISLVHENWSLCRYTTYAVNITSYTLCGVSLVTTAAISVDRLLAMLLGLRYKEIVTLRRTYIILAIVWVTCLVTGLFFLLNYSITFWCSLIGIPFCLLISIASYTKIFRALRHHQAQIQDHAQQQPSHPNAMNMARYRKAVYSALWVQLALVVCYIPKFTLQIVISSTKQSSNLLIFLRIANILTYFNSTLNPLLYCWKMSGVRRAVKQTIRQAFCYA from the exons ATGATGGCGACAATAAATATAACGGGAAATGCAACACAGACGAAAACATTTGAGATATTGGTATGCTCTCCGGATTGGGTAGGTGATTTTAAACTACAGTCCATTTCATTCTCAGCAGTCAGCATTCTCCTTTCCATCACAGCAACTCTTGGGAATTCTCTTATCCTcattgcccttcacaaggaatcttgcctccatccgccatccaaactcttgtatcgttgtctagcaacaactgatctgttggttggtcttgtttcCCAGCCTCACTATGCTCTTTATCAGATTTCCTTGGTTCACGAAAACTGGAGTCTTTGTCGCTACACAACCTACGCAGTTAACATAACAGGCTATACATTGTGTGGAGTTTCTCTGGTTACAACGGCCGCCATAAGTGTGGACCGACTTCTCGCCATGTTGTTGGGactgagatacaaagagattgtaactttgaggCGCAC GTATACCATTTTGCCTGTTAATCTCAATCGCCTCttacacaaagattttccgcGCTCTCAGGCATCATCAggctcaaatacaagatcatgctcaacaacagccgagccatCCAAATGCAATGAACATGGcacgatacagaaaggcagtgtacagtgcatTGTGGGTGCAGTTGGCTTTAGTTGTCTGTTATATACCACAATTTACACTGCAAATTGTGATATCTA CAGTCAGCATTCTCCTTTCCATCACAGCAACTCTTGGGAATTCTCTTATCCTcattgcccttcacaaggaatcttgcctccatccgccatccaaactcttgtatcgttgtctagCAACAACTGtttgttggttggtcttgtttcCCAGCCTCACTATGCTCTTTATCAGATTTCCTTGGTTCACGAAAACTGGAGTCTTTGTCGCTACACAACCTACGCAGTTAACATAACAAGCTATACATTGTGTGGAGTTTCTCTGGTTACAACGGCCGCCATAAGTGTGGACCGACTTCTCGCCATGTTGTTGGGactgagatacaaagagattgtaactttgaggCGCACGTATATCATTTTAGCTATCGTTTGGGTTACATGCCTAGTCactggtttattttttttgctcaattacAGTATAACCTTTTGGTGCAGCCTTATAGGTATACCATTTTGCCTGTTAATCTCAATCGCCtcctacacaaagattttccgcGCTCTCAGGCATCATCAggctcaaatacaagatcatgctcaacaacagccgagccatCCAAATGCAATGAACATGGcacgatacagaaaggcagtgtacagtgcactgtgggtgcagttggCTTTAGTTGTTTGTTATATACCAAAATTTACACTGCAAATTGTGATATCTAGTACAAAGCAATCTTCGAATTTATTAATATTCCTGAGAATCGCAAATATCTTAACGTACtttaactctactttaaacccgttactttactgctggaagatgagtGGAGTGAGAcgagcagtaaagcagacaatcagacaagcattCTGCTATGCGTAG